The sequence GGCATCAAACGACAAATAACCTGTTGTAAAACCATTGCTGTCCAGTCAATATCGGCTTGAGTCGTATCTCTACCCAGAGTTAAGCGAATTCCTCTTTTAGCTGCTGGCTCGTCGTAACCCATTGCCGATAGAATCGGACTAGGGCTTAATTTACCACTGTGACAAGCTGAACCTGCACTGATGCCAATTCCCGCTAGGTTTAATTGCCTGACAATAGTTTTTCCCGTTATGTCTTTTGCTTGGTTAGCAAAGCGATCGCTCAAAATAAAGCTGACATGATGGGGCAAACGGTAGATTCTGTCTCCTGTGGGTTCTAAACAAAGATAATTGGCTAGTAGGTCAAAAAGGCGATCGCGCAATCCAATGAGACGAAAAGCTTCAGTTTTCATTTCGACTGCTGCTAGTTCACAGGCAATTCCCAAGGCGGCGATCGCAGGAAGTGCTTGTGTGCCTGAACGAGTATTAGCTTCTTGTCCACCACCACCAAGCAAAGGTACGAGCTTAATTCCATCGCGAATATATAAAGCACCTGCCCCTTGGATTCCGTATATTTTGTGGGCAGAAAGAGATAATAAATCTACCCCAAGCTGATGCACATCAATCGGTAAGCGTCCAGCTACCTGCACCGCATCGGTATGAAATAAAGCACCATGTTCCTTGGTTATTTTTGCCAGTCTTTCTATTGGTTGCAGGGTACCTACTTCGCTCTGTCCATAGATGATGGACACTAGAACAGTATTCGCTTGCAAAGAAGTTTGTAAATCTAGAGG comes from Coleofasciculaceae cyanobacterium and encodes:
- a CDS encoding cysteine desulfurase family protein produces the protein MQIYLDNSATTKPRLEAIAAAQAIFHQSWGNPSSLHDWGQRSAMVLETARMQVAGLLNALNPESVVFTSGGTEANNLAILGVARQYRTPQHIIISCVEHSAINQPVQLLEQWGWQVTKLPVNRYGRINPLDLQTSLQANTVLVSIIYGQSEVGTLQPIERLAKITKEHGALFHTDAVQVAGRLPIDVHQLGVDLLSLSAHKIYGIQGAGALYIRDGIKLVPLLGGGGQEANTRSGTQALPAIAALGIACELAAVEMKTEAFRLIGLRDRLFDLLANYLCLEPTGDRIYRLPHHVSFILSDRFANQAKDITGKTIVRQLNLAGIGISAGSACHSGKLSPSPILSAMGYDEPAAKRGIRLTLGRDTTQADIDWTAMVLQQVICRLMPPLVCCGSELNPSASDFSPDLKI